One Clavibacter zhangzhiyongii genomic region harbors:
- a CDS encoding Na+/H+ antiporter subunit D → MTIFQTLIPLVVLVPLLGAAAALVAARQRRLQVAVSVLALVVVVAISGALLVLVDQQGGQSVEVGGWAAPFGIVLVVDRLSALMLLISSIVLLAVLMFSIGQGLEDGDGETPVSIFNPTYLILAAGVFNAFVAGDLFNLYVGFEILLVASYVLLTLGGTEARIRAGVTYIVVSLVSSMLFLASIAMIYGALGTVNIAQISVRLDEIPPDVQLILHIMLLVAFGIKAAVFPLSFWLPDSYPTAPAPVTAVFAGLLTKVGVYAILRTETVMFPTDQLSTALMVVAALTMVIGILGAVAQADIKRLLSFTLVSHIGYMIFGIALNTVAGMTATIYYVIHHIVVQTTLFLASGLIERTGGSTSINRLGGLLKAAPVMAILFFIPALNLGGIPPFSGFIGKVALFDSGAEVGGWLTYAVIAAGAATSLLTLYALARVWNMAFWRGAEEVEDYESPLLDQLSERPGGEATTTVRKTPVLMTGATAGMVVVSVALTVFAGPVYALSERAGESLTGPGSGVGSGEQGYVETVFPGGVR, encoded by the coding sequence ATGACGATCTTCCAGACCCTCATCCCGCTCGTCGTGCTCGTGCCGCTCCTCGGCGCGGCCGCGGCCCTCGTGGCCGCGCGCCAGCGCCGGCTGCAGGTCGCCGTCTCGGTGCTCGCGCTCGTCGTCGTGGTCGCGATCAGCGGCGCGCTGCTCGTGCTGGTGGACCAGCAGGGCGGCCAGTCCGTCGAGGTCGGCGGGTGGGCGGCGCCGTTCGGCATCGTGCTCGTGGTCGACCGGCTGTCGGCGCTCATGCTGCTGATCTCGTCGATCGTGCTGCTCGCGGTCCTCATGTTCTCGATCGGCCAGGGCCTCGAGGACGGCGACGGCGAGACGCCCGTGTCGATCTTCAACCCGACCTACCTGATCCTCGCGGCCGGCGTCTTCAACGCCTTCGTCGCGGGCGACCTCTTCAACCTCTACGTCGGCTTCGAGATCCTGCTCGTGGCGAGCTACGTGCTGCTCACCCTCGGCGGCACCGAGGCGCGCATCCGGGCGGGCGTCACGTACATCGTCGTGAGCCTCGTCTCGTCGATGCTGTTCCTCGCCTCCATCGCCATGATCTACGGCGCCCTCGGCACGGTGAACATCGCGCAGATCTCGGTTCGGCTCGACGAGATCCCGCCGGACGTGCAGCTGATCCTGCACATCATGCTGCTGGTGGCCTTCGGCATCAAGGCGGCGGTCTTCCCGCTGTCGTTCTGGCTGCCGGACTCCTACCCCACGGCACCGGCTCCCGTCACGGCGGTCTTCGCCGGGCTCCTCACCAAGGTCGGCGTCTACGCGATCCTCCGCACCGAGACGGTCATGTTCCCGACCGACCAGCTCTCCACGGCGCTCATGGTGGTCGCGGCGCTGACCATGGTGATCGGCATCCTCGGCGCGGTCGCGCAGGCCGACATCAAGCGGCTGCTCTCATTCACGCTCGTCAGCCACATCGGCTACATGATCTTCGGCATCGCGCTCAACACCGTGGCCGGCATGACGGCGACCATCTACTACGTGATCCACCACATCGTCGTGCAGACGACGCTGTTCCTCGCCTCCGGGCTCATCGAGCGCACGGGCGGCAGCACGTCGATCAACCGGCTCGGCGGCCTGCTCAAGGCGGCGCCGGTCATGGCGATCCTGTTCTTCATCCCCGCGCTCAACCTCGGCGGCATACCGCCGTTCTCGGGCTTCATCGGCAAGGTGGCGCTCTTCGACTCCGGCGCCGAGGTGGGCGGCTGGCTCACCTACGCGGTCATCGCCGCCGGCGCCGCCACGAGCCTCCTCACCCTGTACGCCCTCGCCCGCGTCTGGAACATGGCGTTCTGGCGCGGCGCCGAGGAGGTCGAGGACTACGAGTCGCCCCTGCTCGACCAGCTCTCCGAGCGCCCGGGCGGCGAGGCCACGACCACCGTGCGGAAGACGCCCGTGCTCATGACGGGCGCGACGGCCGGCATGGTCGTCGTCAGCGTCGCGCTGACGGTGTTCGCGGGTCCCGTCTACGCCCTCTCGGAGCGCGCGGGCGAGAGCCTCACGGGCCCCGGGTCCGGCGTCGGCTCCGGCGAGCAGGGCTACGTCGAGACCGTGTTCCCGGGAGGCGTCCGATGA
- a CDS encoding Na+/H+ antiporter subunit E, which yields MSPRRARARAERLTLLVQLPLLVWLVILWLLLWGHVTVISVVTGVVLALLVTRVFYLPPVELSGRFDVRWAAILLGHFAVDLVRASFQVAAQAFDWRSVPVNSVIAVHLHTRSDFVMTLTAEVVSLVPGSIVVEADRERSILYLHALGTPTPEDVERVRRTTLDVESRIVFTLGTADDIWRVNRERRESGREPLLQTRRQRAHELVRDRDLEAGLITTTGEELS from the coding sequence ATGAGCCCGCGCCGCGCCCGCGCCCGCGCCGAGCGGCTCACCCTCCTGGTGCAGCTGCCGCTCCTCGTCTGGCTCGTGATCCTCTGGCTCCTCCTCTGGGGTCACGTCACCGTCATCTCCGTGGTCACGGGCGTCGTCCTGGCGCTCCTCGTGACGCGCGTCTTCTACCTCCCGCCCGTGGAGCTGTCCGGCCGCTTCGACGTGCGCTGGGCGGCGATCCTGCTCGGGCACTTCGCGGTGGACCTCGTGCGCGCGTCGTTCCAGGTCGCGGCGCAGGCCTTCGACTGGCGGAGCGTGCCCGTGAACTCGGTCATCGCCGTGCACCTGCACACCCGCAGCGACTTCGTCATGACGCTCACGGCCGAGGTCGTCTCCCTCGTCCCCGGCTCGATCGTGGTGGAGGCCGATCGCGAGCGCTCGATCCTCTACCTGCACGCGCTCGGCACGCCGACCCCCGAGGACGTGGAGCGCGTGCGGCGCACGACGCTCGACGTCGAGAGCCGCATCGTCTTCACCCTCGGCACGGCCGACGACATCTGGCGCGTCAACCGCGAGCGCCGCGAGTCGGGCCGCGAGCCGCTGCTGCAGACGAGGAGGCAGCGCGCGCACGAGCTGGTGCGCGACCGGGACCTCGAGGCGGGGCTCATCACGACCACGGGGGAGGAGCTCTCATGA
- a CDS encoding monovalent cation/H+ antiporter complex subunit F: MSVVMQVGYVVVGALFFSAAAMALVRIVRGPSILDRIIASDVLLTTLICVLGAEMIHNGHTRTVPVMLVLAMTAFLATVAVARYVSKQDPS; encoded by the coding sequence ATGAGCGTCGTCATGCAGGTCGGCTACGTCGTCGTCGGCGCGCTGTTCTTCTCGGCCGCCGCGATGGCGCTCGTGCGCATCGTCCGCGGGCCCAGCATCCTCGACCGGATCATCGCGTCCGACGTCCTGCTCACGACGCTCATCTGCGTGCTGGGCGCCGAGATGATCCACAACGGCCACACCCGCACGGTCCCGGTGATGCTCGTGCTCGCGATGACGGCGTTCCTCGCCACGGTCGCGGTGGCGCGCTACGTCTCGAAGCAGGACCCGTCGTGA
- the mnhG gene encoding monovalent cation/H(+) antiporter subunit G: MSGILESGPLADALDLVSLALLILGGVLSVAAGVGLLRFPDPLARMHAATKPQILGVILVLLALALQSQSLSAVVMLVPVLLFQMLTAPISAHMVGRAGYRLRHFLREDLLVDELEEAIDRAHEELRAADEVDASTLPVGSAENIAAEEAGHVAGGAGNRDGEQLVADPPPGGVEPDADDDAPAPRAG; encoded by the coding sequence GTGAGCGGCATCCTCGAGTCCGGCCCGCTCGCCGACGCCCTCGACCTCGTGAGCCTCGCGCTCCTGATCCTCGGCGGCGTGCTGTCGGTCGCCGCCGGCGTCGGCCTCCTGCGCTTCCCGGATCCGCTCGCGCGCATGCACGCGGCGACCAAGCCGCAGATCCTCGGCGTGATCCTCGTGCTGCTGGCGCTCGCCCTCCAGTCGCAGAGCCTCAGCGCGGTCGTGATGCTCGTGCCCGTCCTCCTCTTCCAGATGCTCACGGCGCCGATCTCCGCGCACATGGTCGGCCGCGCGGGCTACCGGCTCCGCCACTTCCTGCGCGAGGACCTCCTCGTCGACGAGCTGGAGGAGGCGATCGACCGCGCCCACGAGGAGCTCCGCGCGGCCGACGAGGTGGACGCGTCGACGCTGCCGGTCGGATCCGCCGAGAACATCGCCGCGGAGGAGGCCGGCCACGTCGCCGGGGGAGCGGGCAACCGCGACGGCGAGCAGCTCGTCGCCGATCCGCCGCCGGGCGGGGTCGAGCCCGACGCCGACGACGACGCTCCCGCCCCGCGCGCCGGCTGA